Proteins from a genomic interval of Watersipora subatra chromosome 10, tzWatSuba1.1, whole genome shotgun sequence:
- the LOC137405975 gene encoding phospholipase B1, membrane-associated-like, whose amino-acid sequence MSSCLLTVILFFGIWCIVNCLEPQEAAGLFRLRRFPSENGQPSDLEPVGPSFPPGAAQPVSSRPITAQPVSSRPISAQPVSSRPITAQQVTVRPVIAGSVIASSRLSQPNFARPMVAVNATAVQPIMPVIANAAGCLGSFTSSGIPTSVHRLRAGDIKVVAAMGDSITAGNGAQATNVFGVLREDRGHAFSIGGDRSLSEGVTTLPNILKAFNEDIYGFSTSSGSGSPQFNVGEAGATAKSMAGQAVRLLARLQADRHINYMTDWKVITLLVGGNDLCNSCINPVAYSAAAYKDGIERALDILHRHLPRTLVNLVEVFDINMVASLANSNILCSLVIGGICPCGAGLNVNRVALGPLATEYRKAIFDLVGTGKYDTRPDFSVVIQPFLSQLTLPTMQRGRPDLSYFAPDCFHLSGKGQRAAGKALWNNMMQPTRLKQMDLLPTAPISCPSTLFIPTRHN is encoded by the exons ATGTCGTCCTGTCTTCTCACAGTTATCCTCTTCTTTG GAATTTGGTGTATAGTTAACTGTCTAGAGCCACAAGAAGCTGCAGGCTTGTTTAGACTCCGAAGG TTTCCCTCAGAAAATGGTCAACCATCTGATTTGGAACCTGTTGGCCCTTCCTTTCCACCAG GAGCAGCTCAACCAGTTTCTTCTAGACCAATCACAGCTCAACCAGTTTCTTCTCGACCAATCTCAGCTCAACCAGTTTCTTCTAGACCAATCACAGCTCAACAAGTGACTGTCAGGCCAGTCATAGCAGGGTCAGTCATCGCTTCATCAAGACTATCTCAGCCTAACTTTGCTCGGCCAATGGTTGCCGTGAATGCAACTGCTGTTCAACCAATCATGCCGGTGATTGCAAATGCAGCTGGGTGTCTGGGAAGCTTCACATCTTCAGGTATTCCTACTTCAG TTCACAGGCTCAGGGCAGGAGATATAAAAGTGGTGGCGGCTATGGGGGACTCCATCACAGCTGGCAATGGTGCCCAGGCTACCAACGTTTTTGGCGTACTTAGAGAAGATAGGGGACATGCATTCAG TATCGGAGGAGACAGAAGCCTTTCTGAAGGAGTCACAACCCTACCAA ATATACTAAAAGCATTTAATGAAGACATCTACGGTTTCTCTACTAGTTCAGGTTCGGGATCCCCTCAGTTTAATGTTGGAGAAGCAGGTGCCACAGCTAA GAGCATGGCTGGCCAGGCTGTTAGACTACTGGCCAGACTACAGGCTGACCGCCACATCAACTACATGACTGACTGGAAAGTTATCACTCTGCTCGTAGGGGGCAATGACCTCTGTAACTCCTGCATAAATCCA GTTGCTTATTCAGCTGCTGCATACAAGGATGGAATAGAGAGAGCTCTCGACATCCTACACAGGCATTTACCCAGAACGTTGGTTAACCTAGTCGAAGTCTTCGACATCAATATGGTTGCTAGTCTCGCCAACTCCAACATTCTCTGCAGTTTGGTTATTGG AGGAATTTGCCCATGTGGAGCTGGACTCAATGTGAACAGAGTAGCCCTTGGCCCTCTTGCTACAGAGTATAGGAAAGCCATTTTTGATTTAGTTGGTACAGGAAAATATGACACGCGTCCTGATTTCTCAGTCGTAATACAGCCCTTTCTCAGCCAGCTGACTCTTCCTACAATGCAG AGAGGCAGACCTGATCTTAGCTATTTTGCCCCTGACTGCTTTCATCTGAGTGGAAAAGGACAGAGAGCTGCCGGCAAGGCTCTGTGGAACAACATG ATGCAGCCAACAAGGCTTAAACAAATGGATCTTCTGCCTACAGCTCCTATCTCCTGCCCTTCG ACTCTCTTCATTCCTACTCGGCACAACTGA